A window from Anser cygnoides isolate HZ-2024a breed goose chromosome 1, Taihu_goose_T2T_genome, whole genome shotgun sequence encodes these proteins:
- the GPR15 gene encoding G-protein coupled receptor 15, producing the protein MRTAWPEMDLSQLSPVTMVTLNYDDYFYEDNCQYKRLQHMTTFLPILYTVVFLVGIIGNSILIAALVFKRRVQRLIDIFIINLAASDFIFLITLPLWVDKEVSDGSWRVGSFLCKASSFIISVNMYCSILLLTCMSADRYLAIMYPAVARRVRTRSYSTGLCICVWLLSCCLGIPTLLSRELQERYGKTYCADKAVTESKQIVSLMMLILAFFFPLLSILTFYCSITRRLCMHYQRSGKHDKKLRKSIKIVFIVVAAFVISWVPFNLFKLMAILLGLRKLPDCFPDVVAQVGMKVSSPFAFANSCANPFIYYCFDNYIRRAMLRCLCPWVKVSSSGSVSDTLDTRLSHSLSNFIVGEYAARKRKRSVSL; encoded by the coding sequence ATGAGGACGGCCTGGCCAGAAATGGACCTCAGCCAGCTTTCGCCTGTGACTATGGTCACTTTGAACTACGATGACTACTTCTATGAGGACAACTGCCAGTACAAGCGTCTGCAGCACATGACTACTTTCCTCCCCATCCTGTACACTGTCGTGTTCCTGGTGGGCATCATCGGCAACTCCATCCTGATAGCGGCCTTGGTGTTCAAGCGCCGGGTCCAGAGGCTGATCGACATCTTCATCATCAACCTCGCTGCTTCTGACTTCATCTTCCTCATCACGCTGCCGTTGTGGGTGGACAAGGAGGTATCGGACGGGAGCTGGAGGGTAGGATCTTTCCTCTGTAAAGCCAGTTCTTTTATCATCTCCGTCAACATGTACTgcagcatcctcctcctcacttGCATGAGCGCGGACCGGTACCTTGCCATCATGTACCCCGCTGTCGCCAGAAGGGTCAGAACCAGATCCTATTCCACCGGCCTCTGCATCTGCGTCTGGTTATTATCCTGCTGCCTGGGGATACCGACCCTTCTGtccagggagctgcaggagcgcTATGGCAAGACGTACTGCGCAGACAAAGCCGTGACAGAATCCAAACAGATCGTGTCGCTGATGATGTTGATCCTGGCCTTCTTCTTCCCGCTGTTGAGCATCCTGACCTTTTACTGCTCCATCACCAGGAGGCTCTGCATGCATTACCAGAGGTCCGGGAAACACGataagaaactgagaaaatccATCAAGATCGTCTTCATTGTAGTGGCTGCTTTTGTCATCTCCTGGGTCCCCTTCAACCTTTTCAAGCTTATGGCCATCCTGTTGGGACTGCGGAAGCTGCCCGACTGTTTTCCTGACGTGGTGGCCCAGGTGGGCATGAAGGTGAGCAGCCCCTTTGCCTTCGCCAACAGCTGTGCCAACCCCTTCATTTACTACTGCTTTGACAACTACATCCGCAGGGCCATGCTCAGGTGCCTGTGCCCGTGGGTGAAAGTCAGCAGCAGCGGCAGTGTCTCTGACACTCTGGACACCCGCTTGAGCCACTCCTTATCCAATTTCATCGTGGGGGAGTACGCTGCTAGGAAGAGGAAGCGCTCGGTGTCCCTCTGA
- the CLDND1 gene encoding claudin domain-containing protein 1: MMDNRFATALVIACVLSLISTIYMAASIGTDFWYEYHTLSPAENITEAGRSVWEEFVSEEADEKTYTDALFRCNGTVGLWRRCITVPKNSHWYSPPETDMTTNCISFSLSDQFMEKYIEPGNHNSGTDLNRTYLWRLQFLLPFVSLGLMCFGALIGLCACACRSLYPAIATGVLHFLAGLCTLGLVGCYVAGIELLHKKLPLPDDVRGEFGWSFCLACVSAPLQFMAAALFIWAARTNRKEFTLLKAYRVA, encoded by the exons ATGATGGATAACCGTTTTGCTACAGCGCTCGTAATTGCCTGCGTTCTCAGCCTCATCTCCACCATATACATGGCGGCTTCCATTGGCACTGATTTTTGGTACGAATACCATACCCTGTCCCCTGCTGAGAACATTACAGAGGCTGGCAGGAGCGTCTGGGAAGAATTCGTCAGCGAAGAGGCAGATGAGAAGACCTACACAGATGCGCTCTTCCGGTGCAACGGCACAGTTGGGTTGTGGCGGAGGTGTATCACTGTACCCAAAAACTCTCACTGGTACAGCCCACCAG aAACTGATATGACTACAAACTGCATCAGTTTTTCCCTCTCTGATCAGTTTATGGAAAAGTACATAGAGCCTGGAAATCACAACAGTGGCACGGATTTGAATCGGACTT ATCTCTGGCGATTgcagtttctcctgccctttgTCAGCCTTGGTCTCATGTGCTTCGGAGCTCTGATTGGGCTCTGTGCATGTGCCTGTCGCAGCCTGTACCCTGCCATCGCCACCGGCGTCCTCCATTTCCTCGCAG gACTTTGTACGCTGGGCCTGGTTGGCTGCTATGTAGCTGGGATCGAGCTGCTCCATAAGAAGCTGCCCCTGCCTGACGACGTGAGGGGTGAATTTGGCTGGTCCTTCTGCCTGGCCTGTGTCTCGGCACCTCTGCAGTTCATGGCGGCCGCTCTCTTCATCTGGGCAGCTCGCACCAACAGGAAGGAATTCACTCTCTTGAAAGCGTACCGTGTAGCATAA